A window from Drosophila nasuta strain 15112-1781.00 chromosome 3, ASM2355853v1, whole genome shotgun sequence encodes these proteins:
- the LOC132790976 gene encoding pupal cuticle protein Edg-78E-like has product MFKLSVCLIAALAISAVYADHINKDAQIVRETNDAADAEGNYAYAFETSNGIAAQEAGNGAGVSGSVSYVSEDGTPISWTYTADENGYHPVGDHLPTPPPIPEAIIRALEYIQSHPHQE; this is encoded by the exons ATGTTCAAGCTG TCCGTTTGCCTTATTGCCGCCCTGGCCATCTCCGCCGTCTATGCTGACCACATTAACAAGGATGCCCAAATTGTGAGGGAGACCAACGATGCTGCCGATGCCGAAGGCAACTATGCTTATGCTTTCGAAACATCGAATGGCATTGCCGCACAGGAGGCTGGAAATGGTGCCGGAGTCTCTGGATCTGTTAGCTACGTTTCGGAGGATGGAACTCCAATCAGCTGGACCTACACCGCTGATGAAAATGGATACCATCCCGTTGGCGATCATTTGCCCACACCTCCCCCAATCCCAGAGGCAATCATCAGAGCTTTGGAATACATCCAGTCTCATCCTCATCAAGAGTAA